A region from the Desulfomarina profundi genome encodes:
- the istB gene encoding IS21-like element helper ATPase IstB, producing MSSTDNRIILDASLKKLYLSTIRACYQEEADLARKESLSYESYLQELVVRECEERRHKRITRYLRESRLPLEKNLASFEMDRLPAKLSGFVNSLLEGSFLDRCENILAFGNPGSGKTHLLCAIAQELINKDRRVFFSPCSLLVQNLLVAKKELVLPRFLKKLAKYDAILIDDIGYVQQSREEMEVLFTLLAYCYERNSIMLTSNLPFSQWEKIFKDPMTTAAAIDRLVHHSVILELNLDSYRLEKAKQSLEEN from the coding sequence ATGAGTTCAACCGATAATCGAATTATCCTGGATGCGTCTCTTAAAAAGCTTTATCTGTCAACTATCCGAGCCTGTTACCAGGAGGAGGCGGATTTGGCGAGAAAGGAATCACTAAGCTATGAATCATACCTTCAGGAACTGGTTGTGCGGGAGTGTGAAGAAAGACGCCATAAACGCATTACCAGATATTTGCGAGAATCCAGACTGCCCCTGGAAAAAAACTTAGCTTCGTTTGAAATGGATCGGCTTCCGGCCAAACTGAGCGGCTTTGTCAATAGTTTGCTGGAAGGTTCTTTTCTTGACAGGTGTGAAAACATACTAGCTTTTGGAAACCCAGGTAGTGGAAAAACCCATCTGCTCTGTGCCATTGCCCAGGAACTGATTAACAAGGATAGGCGTGTTTTCTTTTCTCCGTGCAGTCTGCTGGTGCAAAATCTGCTGGTGGCCAAAAAGGAGCTTGTTCTTCCAAGATTTCTGAAAAAACTTGCCAAGTATGATGCCATACTGATCGACGATATCGGCTATGTCCAGCAAAGCCGAGAAGAAATGGAAGTGCTCTTTACCCTTCTTGCGTATTGTTATGAACGGAACAGTATCATGCTAACCAGCAATTTACCATTTTCACAGTGGGAGAAGATATTTAAAGATCCAATGACTACGGCTGCAGCGATAGACCGGCTTGTGCATCATAGCGTAATACTGGAACTTAATCTTGATAGCTACAGACTGGAAAAAGCAAAACAAAGCCTTGAGGAAAATTAA